A portion of the Lolium rigidum isolate FL_2022 chromosome 1, APGP_CSIRO_Lrig_0.1, whole genome shotgun sequence genome contains these proteins:
- the LOC124681805 gene encoding ribonucleoside-diphosphate reductase large subunit-like — MYVVKRDGRTETVHFDKITARLKKLSYGLSQDHCDPVLVAQKVCAGVYKGVTTSQLDELAAETAAALTASHPDYASLAARIAVSNLHKSTKKSFSETIKEMYQHYNERSGLMSPLIAEDIYEVIMKNASRLDSEIIYDRDFDYDYFGFKTLERSYLLKLGGNVVERPQHMLMRVSVGIHKDDIDSAIKTYHLMSQRWFTHASPTLFNAGTPRPQLSSCFLICMKDDSIEGIYDTLKECAVISKSAGGIGVSVHNIRATGSYIRGTNGTSNGIVPMLRVFNDTARYVDQGGGKRKGAFAVYLEPWHADIFDFLDLRKNHGKEENRARDLFFGLWVPDLFMQRVQNNEDWSLFCPYEAPGLADSWGEKFEDLYKKYEREGKAKKVIPAQSLWFDILKAQIETGTPYMLYKDTCNRKSNQQNLGTIKSSNLCTEIIEFTSPEETAVCNLASIALPRFVREKGVPIESHPSKLVGSNGSQNRYFDFDKLGEVTSTITYNLNKIIDVNYYPVETAKRSNMRHRPIGIGVQGLADTFMLLGMPFDSAEAQQLNRDIFETIYYHALKASAELAAKEGPYETYQGCPVSKGIIQPDMWNVVPSSRWNWPALRETISKVGVRNSLLVAPMPTASTSQILGNNECFEPYTSNIYSRRVLSGEFVVVNKHLLHDLTEMGIWTPALKNKIIYEDGSVQKMTEIPDDLKAIYKTVWEIKQKTLVDMAVDRGCYIDQSQSLNVHMDQPNFAKLTSLHFHAWSKGLKTGMYYLRTRAAADAIKFTVDTGFLKVNGDTDVKPAEEDDEAKMAQVVCSLNNREECLACGS; from the exons ATGTACGTCGTCAAGCGCGACGGGCGGACGGAGACGGTGCACTTCGACAAGATCACGGCGCGCCTCAAGAAGCTCAGCTACGGCCTCAGCCAGGACCACTGCGACCCCGTCCTCGTCGCGCAGAAGGTATGCGCGGGAGTGTACAAGGGCGTCACCACCAGCCAACTCGACGAGCTCGCCGCCGAGACGGCCGCAGCGCTCACGGCATCGCACCCGGACTATGCATCG CTTGCCGCCAGGATTGCCGTGTCCAACCTCCACAAGAGCACCAAGAAGTCATTCTCCGAGAC TATCAAGGAGATGTACCAGCACTACAACGAGAGATCTGGGCTCATGTCCCCTCTCATTGCAGAGGATATCTACGAAGTCATCATGAAG AATGCCTCTCGCCTGGACAGTGAGATTATTTACGACAGAGACTTTGATTATGACTACTTCGGTTTCAAAACCTTGGAGAGGTCTTACCTCTTGAAGCTTGGTGGAAACGTCGTGGAAAGGCCGCAGCACATGCTAATGAGAGTTTCGGTAGGGATACACAAGGACGACATTGACTCTGCAATCAAAACCTACCATCTCATGTCTCAGCGCTGGTTTACTCATGCTTCGCCAACCCTTTTCAACGCTGGTACCCCTAGGCCCCAG CTTAGCAGCTGTTTTCTCATCTGCATGAAAGATGATAGCATTGAGGGAATCTATGATACTCTCAAGGAATGTGCTGTCATCAGCAAATCTGCTGGAGGAATTGGTGTCTCAGTACACAACATTCGTGCTACTGGGAGTTATATTCGAGGAACAAATGGGACATCCAATGGGATTGTTCCTATGTTACGTGTTTTCAATGACACTGCTCGTTATGTAGATCAAGGTGGAGGCAAGAGAAAGG GTGCCTTTGCTGTGTACTTGGAGCCCTGGCATGCTGATATCTTTGATTTCCTTGATCTGAGAAAGAACCACGGCAAG GAGGAGAATCGTGCAAGGGATCTTTTCTTTGGTCTCTGGGTTCCTGATCTATTCATGCAGAGAGTACAAAATAATGAGGATTGGTCCCTGTTTTGTCCTTATGAAGCTCCAGGGTTGGCTGATTCCTGGGGCGAGAAGTTTGAGGACTTGTACAAGAAATATGAGAGAGAA GGCAAGGCAAAGAAAGTTATTCCAGCACAGTCCCTGTGGTTTGACATTTTGAAGGCACAGATAGAGACTGGAACACCTTATATGCTCTATAAG GATACATGCAATAGGAAAAGTAACCAGCAGAATCTGGGCACAATCAAGTCTTCAAACTTGTGCACTGAGATAATTGAGTTCACAAGTCCTGAGGAAACTGCTGTCTGCAACCTAGCGTCTATTGCTTTACCACGTTTTGTAAGGGAAaag GGTGTCCCTATAGAGTCCCATCCATCTAAGCTTGTTGGTAGCAATGGATCACAAAATAGATACTTTGACTTTGACAAGCTGGGCGAG GTAACTTCAACTATTACTTACAATCTAAACAAGATAATCGATGTGAATTATTATCCTGTTGAAACCGCAAAGAGGTCCAATATGCGACACAGGCCAATTGGCATAGGTGTTCAGGGCTTGGCAGACACTTTCATGTTACTTGGCATGCCATTTGATTCAGCTGAG GCTCAGCAGTTGAATAGGGATATTTTTGAAACTATTTACTATCATGCTCTGAAAGCTTCTGCTGAACTGGCTGCTAAAGAAGGTCCTTATGAAACATATCAAGGGTGCCCTGTCAGCAAG GGCATTATCCAACCTGACATGTGGAATGTAGTGCCATCGAGCAGATGGAACTGGCCAGCTTTAAGGGAGACTATTTCTAAAGTTGGAGTGAGAAATTCTCTTCTTGTTGCTCCAATGCCCACTGCTTCCACTAGTCAGATTCTTGGCAATAATGAGTGCTTTGAGCCTTACACATCTAACATATACAGTCGACGGGTTTTAAG TGGAGAGTTTGTGGTGGTTAACAAGCATCTTCTCCATGATTTGACTGAGATGGGCATTTGGACACCTGCTCTGAAAAACAAGATTATTTATGAAGATGGTTCTGTTCAAAAGATGACTGAAATCCCTGATGATCTTAAGGCAATCTACAA AACTGTTTGGGAGATCAAGCAGAAAACGTTGGTTGACATGGCTGTTGATCGTGGATGCTACATTGATCAGAGTCAGAGCCTTAATGTTCACATGGACCAACCAAACTTTGCGAAGCTAACTTCATTGCatttccatgcttggtccaag GGCCTGAAAACTGGGATGTACTATTTAAGAACACGTGCAGCCGCTGATGCTATCAAGTTTACAGTGGATACAggctttttgaaggtgaatggg GACACTGATGTCAAACCAGCagaggaagatgatgaggccaaaaTGGCACAGGTCGTCTGTTCCTTGAACAACCGGGAAGAGTGCTTGGCCTGTGGAAGCTAG